The Panacibacter microcysteis genome includes a window with the following:
- a CDS encoding VCBS repeat-containing protein: MSKQSAAGLQTLLTGVTVKLLTLIKLVWINRSDILPIMKYVCICLVICVTACRENDDITKRFTLLTATQTGIDFANTISYTEDFNPYTFRNFFNGGGVAVGDINNDSLPDIFFCSNQQSNKLYLNKGNMQFEDITVKAGLATSNVWSTGVTMADVNGDGLPDIYVCKSGDTSSNERSNALYINNGDLTFTDQATAYGLDIKGLSTHAAFFDADQDGDLDCYLLTNSFKSVGNYDLVKDQRNIRDSLGGNRLYRNDGAHFTDITQQAGIYSSKIGFGLGVTIADVNNDGWQDIYVANDFFEKDYLYLNRRDGTFKEVLEECINEISMNAMGADIADINNDALPEIYVTDMLPEDDARMKTKTNFENWDKYNSNIANGYYKQFVRNTLQLNNGDVNDSGGVCFSEISRFAQVAATDWSWGALITDLDNDGYKDIYVANGIYKDITDQDYIQYSAGAFADIRQKILDKKTNVITGLIDLIPSVAVSNYAFRNNGDLTFTNKAVEWGLDNKGFSNGSAYGDLDNDGDLDLVVNNVNMPCYVYRNESNRLQAANKYVTVRLQGEGRNSFGIGAKVTVYYDSGIAYQEQMPMRGFESTVDTKLVFGIGQAAKVDSVVVLWNGGRKSVVKDVAANQQLTIRQSEAGLTAGIPHPMTATGSYVVHSPSNRGLGYTHQENAFVDFDRDRLIYHMLSTQGPHIAKGDVNDDGLEDVYICGAKDQAGALYIQTAAGTFKSSNEALLAKDQASEDTDALFFDADNDGDADLYVCSGGNEFSPNATALISRLYINDGKGSYTKSPQVLPGYIFESSSCVAAADYDGDGDLDLFTGTRLKPFSYGTVCKSYILENNGKGVFKDVTATVAPTLNQAGMVTTAQWFDYDNDHWPDLVIAGEYMPVKIWHNEKGLLKEVTTAAGMGKTNGWWNRLQTADVNNDGYADIIAANHGLNSRFRATEQKPVTMYAGDFGNNGTIEQLITCYNGDSAYPMTLRHDLVAVLPALKKKYLKYESYRNQTIGAVLSKEQLAGATKSEAYTMSSTVYINNKNGTFTARQLPWQAQLSSMYAIATADYNKDGHTDILMGGNFYESKPEAGIYDASYGVLLQGDGSGGFTAVSARQSGINIRGAVRDIVSISTATGNTLLLIAKNNEALEILMFKK, translated from the coding sequence ATGAGTAAACAATCTGCAGCTGGTCTCCAAACCCTTCTTACAGGTGTAACGGTAAAGCTGCTAACTTTAATAAAACTTGTGTGGATCAATAGATCAGATATTTTGCCGATTATGAAATATGTGTGTATTTGCCTGGTGATATGTGTAACTGCCTGTCGTGAAAATGATGACATAACAAAGCGTTTTACCTTACTTACCGCTACACAAACAGGAATAGATTTTGCCAATACCATTTCTTACACAGAAGATTTTAATCCATACACATTTCGTAATTTTTTTAACGGGGGTGGTGTTGCTGTTGGTGATATAAACAATGACAGCCTGCCGGATATTTTTTTCTGCAGTAACCAACAGTCCAACAAATTATATCTCAACAAGGGCAACATGCAGTTTGAAGATATTACAGTAAAAGCTGGTCTTGCAACAAGCAATGTATGGAGCACAGGCGTAACAATGGCTGATGTAAACGGTGACGGTTTGCCTGATATTTATGTATGTAAATCCGGAGATACCAGCAGCAATGAGCGCAGTAATGCTTTGTATATCAATAACGGTGATCTTACTTTTACAGATCAGGCAACAGCATACGGTTTAGACATCAAAGGACTTTCAACACATGCTGCATTTTTTGATGCTGACCAGGACGGAGATCTTGATTGTTACTTACTCACCAATTCATTTAAATCTGTAGGAAACTATGACCTGGTAAAAGACCAGCGGAATATAAGGGATTCACTCGGCGGGAACAGGTTGTACAGGAATGATGGTGCACATTTTACAGACATTACACAACAGGCCGGTATTTACAGCAGCAAGATAGGTTTTGGCCTGGGTGTTACTATTGCAGACGTCAACAATGATGGCTGGCAGGATATTTATGTTGCAAACGATTTTTTCGAAAAAGATTATTTATACCTCAACCGCCGGGACGGCACATTCAAAGAGGTGCTTGAGGAATGCATCAACGAGATTAGTATGAATGCAATGGGTGCAGACATTGCAGACATTAATAATGATGCGCTGCCCGAAATATATGTTACCGACATGCTGCCGGAAGATGATGCAAGAATGAAAACAAAAACAAACTTTGAGAACTGGGATAAATACAACTCCAACATCGCAAACGGTTACTACAAGCAGTTTGTAAGAAATACGCTGCAGCTAAACAATGGTGATGTGAACGATTCAGGCGGTGTCTGTTTTAGTGAGATCAGCCGGTTTGCACAGGTGGCTGCAACAGACTGGAGCTGGGGTGCATTGATAACAGATCTCGACAATGATGGATACAAGGACATTTATGTAGCCAATGGTATTTATAAAGACATTACAGACCAGGATTATATTCAGTATTCTGCCGGTGCATTTGCAGACATCAGGCAGAAGATACTGGACAAAAAGACGAATGTTATTACAGGGCTGATCGATCTTATTCCATCTGTTGCGGTCAGCAATTATGCGTTCAGGAATAACGGTGATCTTACGTTTACGAATAAGGCAGTGGAGTGGGGTTTAGACAATAAGGGTTTCAGTAACGGGTCAGCATATGGGGATCTGGATAATGACGGCGACCTTGATCTTGTGGTAAACAATGTAAACATGCCCTGCTATGTGTACCGCAACGAAAGCAACCGGCTGCAGGCAGCCAATAAGTATGTAACGGTACGGCTGCAGGGCGAAGGCAGGAACAGTTTTGGCATAGGCGCAAAGGTTACCGTGTATTACGATAGCGGTATAGCGTACCAGGAGCAGATGCCCATGCGAGGTTTTGAATCAACGGTAGATACGAAGCTGGTGTTTGGTATTGGCCAGGCAGCAAAGGTCGATTCAGTGGTGGTGTTATGGAATGGAGGCCGCAAAAGCGTGGTAAAAGATGTGGCAGCAAACCAGCAACTCACCATCCGTCAGAGCGAAGCCGGTCTTACAGCAGGCATACCCCATCCCATGACAGCCACGGGGTCATACGTGGTACATTCCCCATCCAACAGGGGTCTTGGTTATACACACCAGGAAAACGCTTTTGTAGATTTTGACCGTGACCGGCTCATCTACCATATGCTCTCCACGCAGGGGCCACATATAGCCAAAGGCGATGTAAATGATGACGGGCTGGAAGATGTGTACATCTGCGGCGCCAAAGACCAGGCGGGTGCACTGTATATACAAACAGCAGCAGGCACTTTTAAAAGCAGCAATGAGGCATTGCTGGCAAAAGACCAGGCAAGCGAAGATACCGATGCCCTTTTCTTCGATGCAGATAATGATGGCGATGCAGACCTGTATGTATGCAGCGGCGGCAATGAGTTCTCACCCAATGCCACCGCCCTCATCAGCCGTTTATACATCAATGATGGCAAAGGCAGTTATACAAAATCACCACAGGTATTACCCGGTTATATATTTGAGAGCAGCAGTTGCGTGGCCGCAGCAGATTATGATGGCGATGGCGACCTGGATTTGTTTACGGGCACAAGACTAAAACCCTTCAGCTACGGTACGGTATGCAAAAGTTATATACTCGAGAACAATGGCAAAGGTGTTTTCAAAGATGTTACGGCAACAGTGGCGCCAACGCTAAACCAGGCCGGTATGGTAACCACGGCACAGTGGTTCGATTACGATAATGATCACTGGCCCGATCTTGTAATAGCCGGGGAGTATATGCCGGTAAAGATCTGGCATAATGAGAAAGGGTTGCTGAAAGAAGTAACCACCGCGGCAGGTATGGGCAAAACCAATGGCTGGTGGAACAGGCTACAGACAGCTGATGTAAACAACGATGGCTATGCAGATATTATAGCAGCCAACCATGGTTTAAACTCGCGGTTCAGGGCTACGGAGCAAAAGCCCGTAACGATGTATGCGGGAGATTTTGGCAATAACGGTACAATAGAGCAGCTAATCACGTGCTACAACGGAGACAGCGCCTACCCGATGACGTTACGGCACGACCTGGTAGCCGTACTGCCGGCATTGAAGAAGAAATACCTGAAGTATGAAAGTTACAGGAACCAGACGATCGGGGCGGTATTAAGCAAAGAGCAGTTGGCAGGCGCCACAAAAAGCGAAGCCTATACCATGTCCAGTACGGTGTATATCAACAATAAGAACGGCACCTTTACAGCCAGGCAGTTACCGTGGCAGGCACAGCTAAGCAGTATGTATGCCATAGCAACGGCAGACTATAACAAAGACGGTCATACAGACATACTTATGGGAGGTAATTTTTACGAGAGCAAGCCGGAGGCCGGCATATACGATGCCAGCTACGGGGTGTTACTGCAGGGAGATGGCAGCGGCGGTTTTACAGCAGTCAGCGCACGGCAGAGTGGTATAAACATACGTGGTGCAGTAAGAGACATCGTCAGCATTAGCACTGCCACCGGCAACACATTACTCCTCATCGCCAAAAACAATGAGGCACTGGAAATTCTTATGTTTAAAAAATGA
- a CDS encoding VCBS repeat-containing protein yields the protein MFQQRNNSRRFFLCTGQQQNYVAAVASHTCTFIAILGMMLSVILLQASCKGSGKKEDTLFQQLNASQTGIDFSNNLSYDARFNIYTYRNFYNGGGVAIGDINNDSLPDIFFTANMLSNKLYLNKGNMQFEDITAKAGIGKTGKWSTGVSMADVNGDGWIDIYVCNSGDIKGDNRQNELYINNRNGTFTESAAAYGLDDRGLSTHAAFFDYDHDGDLDMYLLNNSFKAIGSFNLQRNERAIRDSAGGDKLFRNDDNHFTDVSGQAGIYGSVIGFGLGVTVGDLNNDGWQDIYVSNDFFERDYLYINQQDGTFKEVLEEQMMSISNASMGADMADINNDAAPDIFVTEMLPEDDASIKTKTTFETWDKYQLDLKYDYYHQFTRNMLQLNNANNTFSEIGRMAGVAATDWSWGALITDLDNDGKKDIFVANGIYQDLTNEDYIQYVSNSKFYNEVAEGKADFKKLIDLIPSVAVSNYAFRNNGDLTFTNKAVEWGLDNKGFSNGSAYGDLDNDGDLDLVVNNVNMPCYVYRNESNRLQAANKYVTVRLQGEGRNSFGIGAKVTVYYDSGIAYQEQMPMRGFESTVDTKLVFGIGQAAKVDSVVVLWNGGRKSVVKDVAANQQLTIRQSEAGLTAGIPHPMTATGSYVVHSPSNRGLGYTHQENAFVDFDRDRLIYHMLSTQGPHIAKGDVNDDGLEDVYICGAKDQAGALYIQTAAGTFKSSNEALLAKDQASEDTDALFFDADNDGDADLYVCSGGNEFSPNATALISRLYINDGKGSYTKSPQVLPGYIFESSSCVAAADYDGDGDLDLFTGTRLKPFSYGTVCKSYILENNGKGVFKDVTATVAPTLNQAGMVTTAQWFDYDNDHWPDLVIAGEYMPVKIWHNEKGLLKEVTTAAGMGKTNGWWNRLQTADVNNDGYADIIAANHGLNSRFRATEQKPVTMYAGDFGNNGTIEQLITCYNGDSAYPMTLRHDLVAVLPALKKKYLKYESYRNQTIGAVLSKEQLAGATKSEAYTMSSTVYINNKNGTFTARQLPWQAQLSSMYAIATADYNKDGHTDILMGGNFYESKPEAGIYDASYGVLLQGDGSGGFTAVSARQSGINIRGAVRDIVSISTATGNTLLLIAKNNEALEVLQLVKQ from the coding sequence ATGTTTCAGCAACGTAATAACAGCAGGAGATTTTTTTTATGTACCGGGCAGCAACAAAACTATGTGGCTGCTGTTGCGTCGCACACTTGTACTTTTATAGCAATACTCGGCATGATGCTGTCTGTTATACTGTTACAGGCATCCTGTAAGGGCAGCGGTAAAAAAGAAGATACATTGTTTCAACAGCTCAATGCTTCACAAACAGGTATAGATTTCAGTAACAATCTTTCGTACGATGCCAGGTTCAATATTTATACGTATCGTAATTTTTATAACGGTGGTGGTGTTGCCATCGGCGATATCAACAACGACAGTTTGCCTGATATCTTTTTCACGGCCAATATGCTGTCCAATAAATTGTACCTGAACAAAGGCAATATGCAGTTTGAAGACATTACTGCAAAAGCGGGTATTGGTAAAACTGGTAAATGGAGTACCGGTGTAAGCATGGCAGATGTAAACGGAGATGGTTGGATAGACATTTATGTATGCAACAGCGGCGATATAAAAGGAGACAACAGGCAAAACGAATTATACATCAATAACAGGAATGGTACGTTTACAGAAAGTGCGGCAGCATATGGTTTAGACGACCGTGGGTTATCCACGCATGCTGCCTTTTTTGATTATGATCACGACGGAGACCTGGACATGTACCTGCTCAATAATTCTTTTAAAGCCATTGGCAGTTTCAACCTGCAGCGCAATGAAAGAGCTATAAGAGATTCTGCCGGTGGCGATAAACTTTTCAGGAATGACGATAATCATTTTACAGATGTAAGCGGGCAGGCCGGTATTTATGGAAGTGTCATCGGTTTTGGTTTGGGTGTAACGGTGGGTGACCTTAACAACGATGGCTGGCAGGATATCTACGTTTCAAACGATTTTTTTGAGCGCGATTATTTATACATCAACCAGCAGGATGGCACATTCAAAGAAGTTCTGGAAGAACAGATGATGAGCATCAGCAATGCTTCAATGGGTGCAGACATGGCAGATATCAACAACGACGCCGCACCTGATATTTTTGTTACAGAAATGCTGCCCGAAGACGATGCTTCTATAAAAACAAAAACAACATTTGAAACATGGGATAAATACCAGCTTGACCTTAAGTATGATTACTACCACCAGTTTACGCGCAATATGCTTCAGCTGAATAATGCCAACAATACATTCAGCGAAATAGGCAGGATGGCCGGCGTAGCTGCAACAGACTGGAGCTGGGGCGCATTGATAACAGATCTTGATAATGATGGAAAGAAAGATATTTTCGTTGCCAATGGCATATACCAGGACCTTACCAATGAAGACTACATCCAGTATGTATCAAACAGTAAATTTTATAACGAAGTAGCAGAAGGTAAAGCAGATTTCAAAAAACTGATCGATCTTATTCCATCTGTTGCGGTCAGCAATTATGCGTTCAGGAATAACGGTGATCTTACGTTTACGAATAAGGCAGTGGAGTGGGGTTTAGACAATAAGGGTTTCAGTAACGGGTCAGCATATGGGGATCTGGATAATGACGGCGACCTTGATCTTGTGGTAAACAATGTAAACATGCCCTGCTATGTGTACCGCAACGAAAGCAACCGGCTGCAGGCAGCCAATAAGTATGTAACGGTACGGCTGCAGGGCGAAGGCAGGAACAGTTTTGGCATAGGCGCAAAGGTTACCGTGTATTACGATAGCGGTATAGCGTACCAGGAGCAGATGCCCATGCGAGGTTTTGAATCAACGGTAGATACGAAGCTGGTGTTTGGTATTGGCCAGGCAGCAAAGGTCGATTCAGTGGTGGTGTTATGGAATGGAGGCCGCAAAAGCGTGGTAAAAGATGTGGCAGCAAACCAGCAACTCACCATCCGTCAGAGCGAAGCCGGTCTTACAGCAGGCATACCCCATCCCATGACAGCCACGGGGTCATACGTGGTACATTCCCCATCCAACAGGGGTCTTGGTTATACACACCAGGAAAACGCTTTTGTAGATTTTGACCGTGACCGGCTCATCTACCATATGCTCTCCACGCAGGGGCCACATATAGCCAAAGGCGATGTAAATGATGACGGGCTGGAAGATGTGTACATCTGCGGCGCCAAAGACCAGGCGGGTGCACTGTATATACAAACAGCAGCAGGCACTTTTAAAAGCAGCAATGAGGCATTGCTGGCAAAAGACCAGGCAAGCGAAGATACCGATGCCCTTTTCTTCGATGCAGATAATGATGGCGATGCAGACCTGTATGTATGCAGCGGCGGCAATGAGTTCTCACCCAATGCCACCGCCCTCATCAGCCGTTTATACATCAATGATGGCAAAGGCAGTTATACAAAATCACCACAGGTATTACCCGGTTATATATTTGAGAGCAGCAGTTGCGTGGCCGCAGCAGATTATGATGGCGATGGCGACCTGGATTTGTTTACGGGCACAAGACTAAAACCCTTCAGCTACGGTACGGTATGCAAAAGTTATATACTCGAGAACAATGGCAAAGGTGTTTTCAAAGATGTTACGGCAACAGTGGCGCCAACGCTAAACCAGGCCGGTATGGTAACCACGGCACAGTGGTTCGATTACGATAATGATCACTGGCCCGATCTTGTAATAGCCGGGGAGTATATGCCGGTAAAGATCTGGCATAATGAGAAAGGGTTGCTGAAAGAAGTAACCACCGCGGCAGGTATGGGCAAAACCAATGGCTGGTGGAACAGGCTACAGACAGCTGATGTAAACAACGATGGCTATGCAGATATTATAGCAGCCAACCATGGTTTAAACTCGCGGTTCAGGGCTACGGAGCAAAAGCCCGTAACGATGTATGCGGGAGATTTTGGCAATAACGGTACAATAGAGCAGCTAATCACGTGCTACAACGGAGACAGCGCCTACCCGATGACGTTACGGCACGACCTGGTAGCCGTACTGCCGGCATTGAAGAAGAAATACCTGAAGTATGAAAGTTACAGGAACCAGACGATCGGGGCGGTATTAAGCAAAGAGCAGTTGGCAGGCGCCACAAAAAGCGAAGCCTATACCATGTCCAGTACGGTGTATATCAACAATAAGAACGGCACCTTTACAGCCAGGCAGTTACCGTGGCAGGCACAGCTAAGCAGTATGTATGCCATAGCAACGGCAGACTATAACAAAGACGGTCATACAGACATACTTATGGGAGGTAATTTTTACGAGAGCAAGCCGGAGGCCGGCATATACGATGCCAGCTACGGGGTGTTACTGCAGGGAGATGGCAGCGGCGGTTTTACAGCAGTCAGCGCACGGCAGAGTGGTATAAACATACGTGGTGCAGTAAGAGACATCGTCAGCATTAGCACTGCCACCGGCAACACATTACTCCTCATCGCCAAAAACAATGAGGCACTGGAAGTATTGCAACTGGTAAAACAATAA
- a CDS encoding GMC oxidoreductase: MPGDSLNVNNKAVAQNTYDAIVVGSGISGGWAAKELTEKGLKVLMLERGPKLDHITGYKTAGYNPWDFPHRGRAPLQYKKDNPVIARDWAMYGTAAQEAITQYWVNEKESPYVEEKPFAWWRSYQVGGRSILWGRQSYRLSDMDFEANLKDGVAVDWPIRYKDLEKWYGYVETFAGISGSREGLSHLPDGNFLPPMDLNCAEKDVADRINSFYKGQRHMFIGRVANLTKEIPGRTKCQFRNRCWEGCPFGGYFSTQSSTLPAAMATGNLTVRPWSIVTKLIYDKDTQQAKGVEVLDAETNQTYEFWSKVVFVNASALNSTWILMNTATDIWPDGLGSSSGELGHNVMDHHYMLGASGMVEGFEDKYYYGRRANGFYIPRFVNMNGDKRDFLRGYGYQGSASRQGWSRDIAELNIGAAYKEALTEPGAWTIGATGFGEILPYHENKIYLSKEVKDKWGLPVLTMDAELKENELKMRKDIIKELVAMFEMAGIKNISTWDSKVYAVGQGIHEMGTARMGRDAKTSVLNGNNQVWDAKNVFITDGACMTSSACQNPSLTYMALTARAADFAVTELKKGNL; encoded by the coding sequence ATGCCCGGAGATTCACTGAATGTAAATAACAAAGCGGTTGCACAAAATACATACGATGCAATTGTGGTAGGGTCTGGTATAAGCGGTGGCTGGGCCGCAAAGGAACTTACCGAAAAAGGGTTGAAAGTGCTGATGCTCGAACGTGGGCCAAAGCTCGACCACATCACCGGTTATAAAACTGCGGGCTATAACCCGTGGGATTTTCCGCACCGCGGCCGTGCACCTCTGCAATACAAAAAAGATAACCCTGTTATTGCAAGAGACTGGGCTATGTATGGCACGGCAGCGCAGGAAGCCATAACGCAATATTGGGTAAATGAAAAAGAATCGCCTTACGTGGAGGAAAAACCCTTTGCCTGGTGGCGCAGTTACCAGGTGGGTGGGCGTTCTATTCTGTGGGGCAGGCAAAGCTACCGCCTGAGCGATATGGATTTTGAAGCAAACCTGAAAGATGGTGTTGCTGTTGACTGGCCCATACGCTACAAAGATTTGGAAAAATGGTATGGCTACGTAGAAACATTTGCGGGCATCAGTGGCAGCAGGGAAGGGCTTTCTCATTTACCCGATGGCAACTTTTTGCCACCGATGGATTTAAACTGCGCAGAGAAAGATGTGGCAGACAGGATTAATAGTTTTTATAAAGGACAACGCCACATGTTTATTGGCCGAGTGGCAAACCTTACAAAAGAAATACCTGGCAGAACCAAATGCCAGTTCCGCAACCGCTGCTGGGAAGGTTGCCCGTTTGGCGGCTATTTCAGCACACAATCTTCTACATTACCTGCGGCTATGGCAACCGGTAATTTAACGGTACGGCCATGGAGCATTGTAACAAAACTTATTTACGATAAAGACACACAGCAGGCAAAAGGCGTAGAGGTGCTGGATGCAGAAACCAACCAAACCTACGAGTTTTGGTCAAAGGTTGTTTTTGTAAACGCATCGGCACTAAACAGTACGTGGATATTGATGAACACCGCCACAGACATATGGCCGGATGGTTTAGGCAGCAGCAGCGGAGAGTTGGGGCATAACGTAATGGATCATCATTATATGCTGGGGGCCAGCGGCATGGTAGAAGGTTTTGAAGACAAATATTATTATGGCCGCCGCGCCAATGGTTTTTATATACCACGTTTTGTAAACATGAACGGCGATAAGAGAGATTTCCTGCGTGGTTATGGTTACCAGGGCAGTGCCAGCCGCCAGGGGTGGAGCAGGGATATTGCAGAACTGAATATAGGCGCAGCTTACAAAGAAGCCTTAACAGAACCAGGCGCATGGACCATTGGTGCAACCGGGTTTGGAGAAATACTGCCATACCATGAAAACAAAATATACCTGAGCAAAGAGGTAAAAGATAAATGGGGTTTGCCAGTGCTTACCATGGATGCAGAGCTGAAAGAAAATGAGCTGAAGATGCGTAAAGACATCATTAAAGAACTGGTTGCCATGTTTGAAATGGCGGGCATAAAAAACATCAGCACATGGGATAGTAAAGTATATGCCGTAGGCCAGGGCATACATGAAATGGGTACTGCACGTATGGGCCGCGATGCAAAGACATCTGTACTCAATGGCAATAACCAGGTGTGGGATGCAAAGAATGTGTTTATTACCGATGGCGCATGTATGACAAGCAGCGCATGCCAGAACCCATCGCTTACCTACATGGCACTTACTGCTCGTGCGGCAGACTTTGCGGTAACAGAATTAAAAAAAGGAAACCTGTAG